Within the Desulforhopalus sp. genome, the region CCTTCTCCGGGGTATCAAGGTCTTTTATTTGCAACGAAACGTCAGGGTATATGGTTTTTTGCCGGCCTTTTTCATCAGAGAGCAAGGTCACCTGCCCATTGAAATCAATATCCTGAACCAGATATTTGCCGGTAGTAAATTGTTTGAAGATATTGGGAAGATTGTGGGTCGACAGGAGTATTGAAGCGTTTCCCAGTGAGACGTCGCCAAAATGAATAGTCTCATAAACTGTTGCCAGAGAACCAATTTTTAATAATGGTGCCGAGAGAACGGTCAAGTTGTCTTCAAGCAGTTGAAAGTCCTGTACAGTAAGTTCACAATCGGCCAATTTGTAGGCGATGGCCGTATTTGGGTCTTGATTGCGGGATAATGTCAGTTGTCCTTTGAGGCCGGCGACTCCGGTGATAGCTAATTGCGGATTGGCACTATCACTCATAGCCATCAGGAGGTCCTTGGGGTCCACCTTGCTAACTGTCAGGATGCCCCCAATGCTTTCGGGTACAGCGAAACTTCCTTGCCAGGAAAAGGAAGATGGCGTGCCGGCTTTATCGCCAGTCAGCAAAAAGGTTCCGGGCTCCTTTTTGCTGTCAGCCGGTGAGGAAGATGGGTAATCTTTTGCGCTCAGCTGCAGATTGGTCCACTTTGCCTCCGGATGCTTGGCACCTTTTTCTTTCCAGAAATGAAAAGTGCCGTCTTTGGCGAGCAGTTCGCCAACGGTGATTGAGAAAGAAGTTCCGGTTTGAGCAGGATCTGTTGTCGGGTTTGTCTTTGGTTGCTTAAATATTCCGCTAAGGCTCGACAAAAATGTACTGCCGACGGATTGCACTACCGGTTCGCTGAACACTACATTTGTGAAAACCATAGTTTTGGCGATAGGCTTCAGCTGGCCGTTGACTGCTGTTAGCGGAACGTTCATCACGACAGTCGCCTCGCTGTTTTGCAGTTCAATGCCGGTAAGCTGCAGTTCGAAGTCAATAGCGAGCTTATCATCCTGTTGTGATTTTGGATCAAAAATTAGATTGATTTTGCCATCGGCTTTTCCCCCGGTGAATATGAGCGGAAGGTTCTGAGGAAAGTACTCGGCATAAACAGGGATATCTATGCCGTGCAGATTACAGGTAAGAGCGGTTTTCTCACCTTCGACGTCTCCCATATGTGCCTGTCCGGAGAATTCAACAGGGCTGCCGTTGATGACCGCGGAGAAGCTGGGACGTAAATATTGGTTTGCCTGGAAAGGGATGTTGGAAAATGTCGGTAACTCCAGCTGGATATTTTCAATGGAATGGGTTTTGCCGGTTGGTATATCAAGAAAGAGTATCTTGCCATTTTTCAGGGCAATATTATTGAGGGAGAATAGAAAAGGGAGGTCCGAGAAATTAAGGATGTCAGTGGCTTGTCCATCTTGCTTGGGGCGGATCAGTTTGTCAAAATTATACGATCCATCCTGTTCCCTGGTAACATTGAGATCAAGAGATGTAAGGGTAACCGTGTTGCAAACAAGATCCATGCGCAGCAGGGAAAAGGGGGCAAGATCGGCGGATAAGGATTGCAAAGCAGCAAGCGGCGCCCCTGATTCATCAAGAATTTTGGCATTTTCGGTGCTAAACTGAAATGTGAGGGGATTAAAGGATATCTGGCCAGGATCGAAGACCATCCCGGTTTTTTTATTGAAATCTTCTGGTATGGTGTTGGTCAAATAGTACGGAACAGCAAGAAAACCGAGAGCATTGTATAGCCCAAAGGCTATCAAAACGGCCCCAAGCCACAGTATGGCTGGATTTCTTCGTTGAGGAAGTCCTCTTTTCTTGAGTTTGGCCGAATGATGCGGCGGGACCGGACTGGGTTTTTCTGCCTCTTGAGCGGGAGGAGAAGCGGTGGCGGGGTTATGGATGGAGATTTTTCCAAAACGATCAGGCATATCAATTGCTACCAAATAGCGATGTTTTTTTATTTAGGATTCGTAAGGAAATAACTTGAACATTCTCACCATTTCCTTTACGGCTCCTTATGCCGTTGCCGGCCTTGAAATGACCAAGTTAATCATGGATGACGGTTTGCAGCGGAGCAGGGGAATCCTTGATATGGATTTCTGAAAAATAAGGAAAGTATACTTATCGCATCGGCGCGAATCTGTAAATTAAAGATATGCACTTACCGCCTATATTTTTCAAGGGTCAAAACCGCCTAAATTAAAAAATAAACCTTAGAATCTCGCAGAAAAACACTTTTTCTCCTGAAAAGAGCTGTGCTATAGTCTCCTTTATCGTAGAGGATAAAAGATTCATCTGTCGTCTAAATTGCGTTAACTTGAGGTAAAAACAAAACCGCCGATGATAGATTTTTTAAACTATCTCCGCTGGCAGGATTTACTTGATATCCTGGTGGTGGCCTTTGTTATCCACCAACTCATTTCCATCATCAGTGGCACGCGTTCCGTGCAGATGGTGGTAGGCCTCGGCATCCTGACAATTGTCTATTTTTTTGCAAGCGTCCTGGATCTGGCAGCCTTGAAGTGGGTCATGCAGACCTTTCTCAGTTCTATTCTGATGATTGTAATTATTGTTTTTCAGCAGGATATTCGCCGGGCCCTCACCCGGGTAGGCAAATCACCTTTTCTGAAACAAACCGACGTTGCCGAAAAGGATCTTGAAGAAATCATCCGCACCTTGTTTTATCTCGCTAAAAGACGTATCGGGGCCCTGGTGGTCATTGAGAGAGATACCAATCTCGGTGATTTTATCGAGTCCGGGTTCAAGCTTGACGCACGCCTTTCAAAAGAGCTGTTAATCTCAATATTCATGCCGGTTTCTCCACTCCATGACGGTGCGGTAATTGTCAGCAAAGGCAGGATTCAACATGCCGGATGTATTTTGCCACTTACCCAAAACCCATACATCAACAAGCGTTATGGCACCCGGCACAGGGCCGCCATCGGATTGACCGAGGAAACCGATGCAGTTGTCATGGTTGTGTCGGAGGAAACCCAGGAGATATCGATAGTTCGTCACGGGGCTTTAAC harbors:
- a CDS encoding DUF748 domain-containing protein, translated to MPDRFGKISIHNPATASPPAQEAEKPSPVPPHHSAKLKKRGLPQRRNPAILWLGAVLIAFGLYNALGFLAVPYYLTNTIPEDFNKKTGMVFDPGQISFNPLTFQFSTENAKILDESGAPLAALQSLSADLAPFSLLRMDLVCNTVTLTSLDLNVTREQDGSYNFDKLIRPKQDGQATDILNFSDLPFLFSLNNIALKNGKILFLDIPTGKTHSIENIQLELPTFSNIPFQANQYLRPSFSAVINGSPVEFSGQAHMGDVEGEKTALTCNLHGIDIPVYAEYFPQNLPLIFTGGKADGKINLIFDPKSQQDDKLAIDFELQLTGIELQNSEATVVMNVPLTAVNGQLKPIAKTMVFTNVVFSEPVVQSVGSTFLSSLSGIFKQPKTNPTTDPAQTGTSFSITVGELLAKDGTFHFWKEKGAKHPEAKWTNLQLSAKDYPSSSPADSKKEPGTFLLTGDKAGTPSSFSWQGSFAVPESIGGILTVSKVDPKDLLMAMSDSANPQLAITGVAGLKGQLTLSRNQDPNTAIAYKLADCELTVQDFQLLEDNLTVLSAPLLKIGSLATVYETIHFGDVSLGNASILLSTHNLPNIFKQFTTGKYLVQDIDFNGQVTLLSDEKGRQKTIYPDVSLQIKDLDTPEKAKENFSIAAKTPSGGAIQGQGDMRLSPFSLVVNTEFNGFAASDILPLLSSASLLNNLTGVLTGKGSLSLPKKNFTGELQLAKASIRKGQESIFSTNEIIFDGVNYTSDPFLLEIASTTINQPQFSWQIGENGLAPMQHFASFFQQNLAISQDAPKESSEQAKAPASQIALREVIFNQGNLLVHDNRLKPKWKGDVSEFSGKIKDVQFPVNDGKSEFSFTGKLQNNAFTLKGAMDVFTKERNGKFQFTLDSFPLASFHQQLSAKTDVNTKSGLFNLQLDCEVKEGRFQNSGSLLFTGVKPISEKSDSALPLALLTDSDEKFRLDFDFIQSDPPGKSVFLEEILALFHTKIVKASASPLLLLSGDYADLLGNELAEFEPGQAELTPKAREVLARYAELLNTHPRLGLEFSGGVDKVIDGPAVKEQLEAAEQKRVDIENQKRYEAWQEEKVLFEQKVAELQKKQAVKGKIAENNIPPAVLKNFIPLQPKQITVDEATLLDLAKKRGQLLYQFLTEQLAIQPERLAVIPVKRLANAHNGPPSGNGIKIAPVAIK
- the cdaA gene encoding diadenylate cyclase CdaA, which gives rise to MIDFLNYLRWQDLLDILVVAFVIHQLISIISGTRSVQMVVGLGILTIVYFFASVLDLAALKWVMQTFLSSILMIVIIVFQQDIRRALTRVGKSPFLKQTDVAEKDLEEIIRTLFYLAKRRIGALVVIERDTNLGDFIESGFKLDARLSKELLISIFMPVSPLHDGAVIVSKGRIQHAGCILPLTQNPYINKRYGTRHRAAIGLTEETDAVVMVVSEETQEISIVRHGALTTVEDEISLTNSLRAIFIVNNGPSQSWKTLLSKR